The Methanoregula sp. UBA64 genome contains the following window.
GAACCTGATGAAGTCAGGCCCGTGAAACCTTTACCTGGAATGACAGATCCTGCTACTCCGAACAAGCTGCCGGTGATGATCGGAATCGGCGAGTTCCACGTGGGAACCGAGCCGATGATGGCAATAGGTCTTGGTTCCTGCATAGGCCTGACCATCTACGACAAGGACCGGCATATCGGGGCGATGGTCCATATCATGCTGCCGGACAGTTCCGGAAGATCCGATCGCCCCGGCAAATATGCGGATACGGCCATTCCCCTTCTCCTCGCAAAACTCACTGAGGCCGGCTGTCACAAGGCATCTCTTGTGGCAAAGATGGCCGGCGGGGCATGCATGTTC
Protein-coding sequences here:
- a CDS encoding chemotaxis protein CheD, whose translation is MTDPATPNKLPVMIGIGEFHVGTEPMMAIGLGSCIGLTIYDKDRHIGAMVHIMLPDSSGRSDRPGKYADTAIPLLLAKLTEAGCHKASLVAKMAGGACMFEYFGNNLNIGERNAQQVRAILAANHLRLAAEEVGGKAGRTVSFFPGESGKVTVRSADGAAHEI